In one window of Ruminococcus albus AD2013 DNA:
- a CDS encoding S1C family serine protease — MSRMVDRLAESGSGCFVRCVGVSDSYLLDIEELDRRFEGEGYLRLNKLDTPTNSDELERLRKESEEFAESFEGERLLALYRESVSDINTSIETNLIISLLHWSKLLGSRTGGVLIYCGKTGYKEYLFCYLAYMKGWRVLVLMPEGEGKISSVLIEKSELITLGMPYAVQIPAYVPPRVVTPPPVRQPAPRTYPGTPQRPQLTDNNRYGTPPREYRSGPRPNAPMRGDEGNIRVTIPPRERRNGPRPNAPMRGDEGNIKVKIPPRQRTKGSANVSKQTFTAAAPEDIPFETHSDIPEAENNFSPFPQKNRTQTPPPANRSTPSVMNRSVPTPINRSTPAPMERSRQRELSSEEIARLAESVVMITVCNKFGDMIGSASGIVINADGYILTNHHVISKGSYFLARFENDRTAYPVQIVKYNNVHDMALLKIHRRAKPLPLFRNKNQELVRGQKVIAIGSPLGLFNTVSDGIISGFRVIDVTDMIQFTAPISHGSSGGALLNTYGEIIGMCTGGAKEGQNINLAVSCRIIEPFIMNFI, encoded by the coding sequence ATGTCAAGAATGGTCGATAGACTGGCAGAGTCGGGCAGTGGATGTTTTGTGCGCTGTGTAGGCGTTTCTGACAGCTATTTGCTTGATATTGAAGAACTTGACCGCCGTTTTGAGGGAGAGGGCTATCTTCGCCTTAACAAACTAGATACTCCTACGAACAGCGATGAACTTGAAAGGCTCAGAAAAGAATCCGAGGAATTTGCCGAAAGCTTCGAGGGCGAAAGACTTCTTGCACTTTACCGCGAAAGCGTCAGCGATATAAATACATCGATAGAAACAAACCTCATCATAAGCCTGCTGCACTGGAGCAAACTGCTGGGCAGCCGCACGGGCGGCGTGCTTATCTACTGCGGCAAAACAGGCTACAAGGAATATCTTTTCTGTTATCTGGCATATATGAAAGGCTGGAGAGTACTTGTGCTGATGCCCGAGGGCGAGGGCAAGATCTCTTCTGTACTTATAGAAAAATCAGAACTGATAACATTAGGTATGCCCTATGCAGTGCAGATACCTGCCTATGTACCTCCCCGCGTTGTTACTCCCCCGCCTGTAAGACAGCCTGCTCCACGTACCTATCCCGGTACTCCGCAGCGTCCTCAGCTGACAGACAATAACCGTTACGGCACACCGCCGCGCGAGTACAGGAGCGGACCTCGTCCCAATGCACCCATGCGTGGTGACGAGGGGAATATCAGGGTAACGATACCGCCACGCGAGCGCAGGAACGGTCCGCGTCCAAATGCACCTATGCGGGGTGATGAGGGAAATATCAAAGTAAAAATACCGCCGCGCCAGCGTACCAAAGGCAGTGCAAATGTTTCAAAGCAGACGTTTACCGCCGCCGCACCTGAGGATATCCCTTTTGAAACTCACAGTGATATCCCTGAAGCAGAAAACAACTTCTCGCCGTTCCCGCAGAAAAATCGCACGCAGACTCCCCCGCCCGCGAACCGCAGTACGCCGTCCGTGATGAATCGCAGCGTACCAACTCCGATAAATCGCAGTACACCTGCACCGATGGAGCGGAGCAGACAGCGGGAGCTTTCTTCCGAGGAGATAGCAAGGCTAGCAGAATCCGTGGTAATGATAACCGTGTGCAACAAGTTCGGCGATATGATAGGCAGTGCTTCGGGCATAGTTATAAATGCCGACGGATATATACTGACCAATCATCATGTTATCAGCAAGGGCAGCTATTTCCTTGCGAGATTTGAGAATGACCGTACAGCATACCCCGTTCAGATAGTCAAGTACAACAACGTGCACGATATGGCGCTTCTGAAAATACATCGCCGTGCTAAACCGTTGCCGCTGTTCAGAAACAAAAATCAGGAACTCGTGCGCGGACAGAAAGTTATCGCCATCGGCAGTCCCCTGGGGCTTTTCAACACCGTATCCGACGGCATAATCTCGGGATTTCGCGTGATAGATGTCACCGATATGATACAGTTCACCGCGCCCATATCCCACGGAAGTTCGGGCGGCGCACTGCTGAACACCTACGGAGAGATAATCGGTATGTGTACAGGCGGCGCAAAGGAAGGTCAGAACATCAATCTGGCTGTCAGCTGCCGCATCATCGAACCTTTTATCATGAATTTCATATAA
- a CDS encoding C-GCAxxG-C-C family protein — MSADHSKKACELFAGGYNCAQSVFAAFTDVTGMDKETALKLSSSFGGGMGRLREVCGACSAMFMVLGMLYGTGEDFGYEDKADHYKRIQAAAEQFKERHGTIVCRELLQGLKATSDPNPEHRTEQYYKVRPCIRFVETASEILDKYIAENPID, encoded by the coding sequence ATGTCAGCAGATCATTCAAAGAAAGCCTGCGAGCTTTTTGCAGGCGGATATAACTGCGCACAATCGGTGTTCGCAGCTTTTACAGACGTTACAGGCATGGATAAGGAAACAGCACTGAAGCTTTCTTCAAGCTTCGGCGGAGGAATGGGCAGATTGAGAGAAGTCTGCGGAGCCTGTTCAGCGATGTTCATGGTGCTTGGTATGCTTTACGGCACAGGCGAAGATTTTGGATATGAGGATAAAGCCGACCACTACAAGCGCATACAAGCGGCTGCCGAACAATTCAAAGAGAGGCACGGCACTATCGTATGCCGCGAACTTCTGCAAGGGCTGAAAGCCACCAGCGACCCCAATCCCGAGCACCGCACGGAACAGTATTATAAAGTGCGTCCCTGCATAAGATTTGTTGAAACAGCATCGGAGATACTCGATAAGTACATCGCCGAAAATCCGATAGATTGA